Sequence from the Deltaproteobacteria bacterium genome:
TCATTCGGTTGGGAAGGCGATGAGCGACTACATCATCGAAACCAAGGGATTGACCAAGCGCTACCGGGACAAGGTCGCGGTCCGCGATCTGGAACTGCAGATCCCCCGGGGCGAAGTGTTCGGCTTCCTCGGCCCCAACGGCGCCGGCAAGACCACGACCATCCTGATGCTGCTCGGGCTCACCGAGCCCACGTACGGGACGGCGTCGGTGTGCGGATTCGATCCCAAGACCCAGCCGTTGGATGTAAAGCGGCGCGTGGGTTATCTGCCCGAGAACCCCGGGTTCTACGAGGACCTCACGGCGAGCGAGAACCTGGCGTACATCGCCCGGCTCAACCGCGCCGCCGAGGACCGCATCCCCGGGATGCTGGAGCAGGTGGGCCTCGCCGATGACGGCAACCGGCCGGTGCGGGAATTCTCCCGCGGCATGAAGCAGCGGCTGGGCATCGCCGAGGTGCTCATCAAGGAGCCCGAGGTCATCATCCTGGACGAACCCACCCTGGGCATCGATCCGGACGGGGTGACGCGGCTCCTCGCCCTGATCAGCGCGCTCCGGGAGGAGCGCGGCCTCACCGTGCTGCTGTGCTCCCACCTGCTGCACCAGGTGCAGCAGGTG
This genomic interval carries:
- a CDS encoding ABC transporter ATP-binding protein codes for the protein MSDYIIETKGLTKRYRDKVAVRDLELQIPRGEVFGFLGPNGAGKTTTILMLLGLTEPTYGTASVCGFDPKTQPLDVKRRVGYLPENPGFYEDLTASENLAYIARLNRAAEDRIPGMLEQVGLADDGNRPVREFSRGMKQRLGIAEVLIKEPEVIILDEPTLGIDPDGVTRLLALISALREERGLTVLLCSHLLHQVQQVCQRIGIIVSSRMVVQGSPDELGKAILNEHQWNFLVEVGGDHAMEEMLSALPGVNQCEQRASGWFIRCTRDVRPELMALIRDQGLDLMQLRSEDPTLEEIYLKYFREA